A window of Chlorobium phaeobacteroides DSM 266 genomic DNA:
ATGCTGCAAGCACGCTGAACCGGTGTTCGCGGAACCATGTTTTTTCATGCCGGTTTTCAAACTGAAGAATGCGGGCTACATGTTCACTGTGCGATGCATCGAGGAGCGCCAGCAGGGCGTAGAGAGCAGACTCTTCGTCGGCAGGCAGCGTTGCAGGTTTTTCTGAAAGCAGGCAGTAGAGGAGATCAGGGATGTTATCACCGGGAATGCCGTTCAGACCCTTTTGACTGTAAAGTTGCTGAAGTGTGTTACTCATCAGCCAGTCATCGATCAGATTCGAGCTCAAGAGCTCGTTGGCGCGAAGCATCTCCTGCAGCGAGTCGAGCGCAAGCCAGTGCAGCAGGATGGTGGAAAAGCCTGATTTCTCTCTCTCTGTGGTCCCGAGGGCCGCATTGAATCGGTCACTTTCGGGCAGATTTGCCATCTCTTCGACCATCTGGCAGGCATGACGGAAACGTGATACGGTTTCGTCCGCAAGAGTCGCAGGCACATCAACCGGTTTCTCCAGGAGGTTGCCATACTTCACGGCAACCTCTTGCAGCAGTGTGGCAATCATGGTTTTGAAAACCGGAAAGATTAACTCGTTTTCGGTTGTCCCGTGCAACGGAGCAAGGTTGTCAGGCGCGAGAAATTCCGATAAGAGACGGTGAAGCGGCTCAAGGCTCATGAAGAGGACGTCATGCTCTATTGACGCGGTACCGTTTCCGTTGAGTTCGGCGCACAACCTGTCGTAGGGGGTGAGTCTTGAGGGTTTGACCTCTCTGAAATCAAGAAAGAGATTGTATCGGTACCCTTCGAGAGCGACAAACAGCCCCTGTTCTGCAATGATCCTGTTTGAGCGGATAAACTCCATACCTGAACATTGATCCCTGAAGATCACATACAGATTATCCTCTCTGCTGAGAAAGAGGCCATCGGCAAGGGAGGTCTGGCGGATTTCATCCCCCTTCCGGTAGCCGACGGAAGTACTGACCCAGCCGGCAGCCTGTACTGCGCAATTATTGAAGATAACAAGTGCTTTTTCCTCGCCGAGCCGGTTTGAGTATGCGAAAATATTTTCGTTGACGCTCCCTTCAGGGGAGTAGACGTCGTAGAGAAAGAAGTTTTCAACCTCGGCAAAAAGCGGCCGCTTTTTCATGACGGGAAAAATTTCCCGGTAGTGGCGATCTACGAGATGCTGGTCGGGCTGCTCGTCATAATAGGCTTTGGCATATTCCATTCCGTACTTCTCGGTAAAGCCCTCAACCTGTCCGTGTCCGAGCATGGGAAGACCCGGCATTGTAATCATCATCATGCAGACTCCGAAATACTTGTCGCCCCTGCCGAACTGGGCAATGGCGGTATCCTCGTCCGGATTGTTCATGAAGTTGACATATCGCTTGAGAATTTCCGCATCGAATTCGAGAGTATTTTTGATCAGGTAGCGGTAACTGGCGTTATCTTCTTTTTTCAGCATATGCATGAAAGCGCTGTTGTATACTCTGTGCATGCCGAGGGTTCTGACAAAATATCCCTCAAGCATCCAGAAGGCTTCGGCAAGCAGCAACGTACCGGGAACCTCCGCCTGAATGCGGTCGACAACCTCCCGCCAGAACTCTTCAGGTATGGCTGCGTTGAACTCCTCCATGCTCATCGAAAAGGAAGAGCGCGACGGCACCCCTGCGGTTTGACCGTGGAGCGGGTACCAGAGACGCTGAATGTGCCGTTTAGCCAGAACCATTGCCGCATCAAAGCGGATAATCGGAAACATCCTTGCGACATGAAGAATCTGCTGGATAACACCCTCGCGGACTTCTGCACTCAGAAAGTCAAGCTGAGCGGTATCGTTCCATGGCATTGTCGTTCCGTCATTGCCATGATAGATATAGCGGGTATCGCCATTCAGATAATCAACACGCTTGAAGGTGACCGCGGCATCGCTTCTGTTCCAGTAGCCATCTTCAAGGAAAATGCCGTAGCGGGCATCACTCGAAAGGTTAGGGCCGTTATAGGAGTAGTTGACATAAGGTGCCGAGGAGGCAGAGAGGAACCAGTCAGGGTTGTTCCTTACCAGTTCCGAATCAATGCCGGTATGGTTCGGAACCATATCGCTTGCAAGCCGTATACCTCGTTGCATCGCCCGGTTGCGGAGATCAAGATAACCCTCGTAACCGCCGATATCCCGTGAGATATTGTATTGTTCAAGGGCATATGCCGAAGCTTTTGCTTCAGGGTTTCCCTGGATGCGCTTGATGGTTTCAGATGCCTCGCTTCGCTGCCAGAGTCCGATAAGCCAGAGCGCAGTGAATCCTCGTTCACTGAGAAGATCAAGTTCCCTGTCGGGAATATCCTGAAGCCTCGCGATATGGCGATGATAGATTTTACTGAGCTGGTCGAGCCATACATAGGTACTTTTTGCCAGCATGACCACCTCAGGCATCCATGATGAATCTGCTGAATAGTGTGCTCCTGCCTCGCCGGGATCGCCGTAGTCGGGCACATGGGTCTCTTTTTCCATCCAGAAATCCGGATGGCGGGAGTCCTGATGTTTTGAAAGCTGCTCAACAAAAATATAGCGATCCTCATCCTGGATCAGGATAATGGCATCGGCAAGCAGCGACCAGAACGGCGAATCTTCAAGCAAGTCCGCCCAGTGAAGCCTGATATAACGGAGCTGTTCAAGGATCGAATCGGGCGAATGCCTGATCGGAAGCCAGAGAAGTTCAAGGAGATCAATATCGCCGGGGCCAACTGCTCCCATATCGTGAATTGAGCCCTTGAGAGAGCGGATAAGCTGGAGATAGGCATCGTCCTTTACAAGGTTCCTGTCGGTGATAAGATCTTCAAACTGGCCAAGGGCGGGATTCTGATTATTCAACCATACCAGAAAAGACTCCTCGATCAGTTGCTCTCTCTTTTCCGGAATCGAAAGGTACTCTTCGGTTGACTGAACGCCGCGAAAGAGAGCGTCGGGAGGGAAATCATCGAGAAACCTTTTTTCGTACTCATTGGCCCGGTTTTGTGAGAGTTCGCGATGGAAGTTGTCGTCCACGGTTTTAAAAAAATCCGGCTTTCGACTGGCAACCGATTGCGCAATAAGTGCATGAAATACCTCGTGAAGCAGTTTCATGCCATGAAACTGTGCCGGGAGTATCAGTTTTGCCTGATCACCTTTCTTTTTCTTCAGGAAACTGTTGATGATTGCGGTCTGTTCTCTGGCATGTGCCAGACTATCTCCCGAACGGTCGAAGAGAACAAGAAATTCGGGGTCACGCTGCTTGAAGAGTTCTCTTGCCTGACGGTTCAGATAAAAATGTTCTTTTCCGGGCGGAGCGGGCTGATAGTTATTGCTTGTCATAATCTGGATTGAAATGCCGTGCTATGGTTCGGCATATGTTGGGGAGCGCAAAAAGCTACGTTCCACGGAAAGCTGAAAAGCATGCCGTCAACCGGAATCGGTGCTTTTTTCACTGTTTCTCGTAAAGGTACGTAATTTCTATAAAAAAGCAGGATCAGCACAATGGTGGTTTTGTGAAAAATACGGGTTCTCTTTGCCTGTGTTACTTGATTTTTTTATCGAGATAATGAGTCAGGTAGGTGAATCCAAGATCTTTCACGGATCGGAGAATATCAATACCCAACACGCTGAGCTGGGTTGGTGCTTTTGCCGGGACTGAGTCCGACGCACTGGCCGTGTTCGACTGGTGTTTGCGAGAGGATCCCACCATTGATTTAACGCTTCGCCCGATCAGGATTCCGGTAACAAAGATCGATCCGGCAATTTCAAAAGGATGCCGCCGTACAACGGTAGCGGGATCAAGTTCCGTCTGAATGTCATCCTTCAGTTGTCTGGTTCTCGTCTTGATCTGCTCCTCTTTTTCAGCAATGGTGTTATGCAACTCCTCTATTCTGGCTTCGATGCTGTTGAGCGGTTCATTGTTTGTAATCATGTGCGGAAAGGAGGGTTTTCTGAATCAGATTCTGTAAAAGGTCGGGTCTGAATTTTGCAAAAAATACAAAACAGCCCAGAAAAATAAGGCTGACAAGGAGGTAACCAATAAAGAGATGCCCTGTAAGTTCTCCCAGGAGCAGCGCTACGGTGGTGATGAGATAGGCTGTGGCGAGAAGAAGCATCAGGGCAAGAATGACAATCGCAACGACAATCGATATTTTTTTGGTCAAATCGAGTTTTAACAGCTCGATTTTAGCATCAACAATCGACACAACATCCTCATAAGTAGAGGTAACGGTATCATCAAGCATTTTCGGAATGCCTGAATGCGTTCGCTTTGGAGCTGCTGTGCCGCTTTTTTGAACAGGAGAAGAGCCCATAGTTACACAAGGGATAACAATGATAAAGGTTCAGCGCCTTTTTTTAAAAAGAAAGCCAAGAGCGGCACCTGCTCCCAGAGAGTACAGGAGTGCCTGGGCAGGATTGTTTTTAATGTATGTCCTGACCTCTTCAGCGGCTTTTATCAACTGACCGTAACTTTCACTTTCACGAAATCCTGAAAAAGTTTCGGATACGGTACTTGCGATTTCCTTGATGAGCTCAGGGATATAGGCTGCATCAGGTTTTGGCATTGTTTCTGCTGCTTCAGCCTCGACGGTTTCTCCCTGGTGAATGGTGACCGGTACTTCCTGTT
This region includes:
- a CDS encoding alpha-amylase family glycosyl hydrolase, with product MTSNNYQPAPPGKEHFYLNRQARELFKQRDPEFLVLFDRSGDSLAHAREQTAIINSFLKKKKGDQAKLILPAQFHGMKLLHEVFHALIAQSVASRKPDFFKTVDDNFHRELSQNRANEYEKRFLDDFPPDALFRGVQSTEEYLSIPEKREQLIEESFLVWLNNQNPALGQFEDLITDRNLVKDDAYLQLIRSLKGSIHDMGAVGPGDIDLLELLWLPIRHSPDSILEQLRYIRLHWADLLEDSPFWSLLADAIILIQDEDRYIFVEQLSKHQDSRHPDFWMEKETHVPDYGDPGEAGAHYSADSSWMPEVVMLAKSTYVWLDQLSKIYHRHIARLQDIPDRELDLLSERGFTALWLIGLWQRSEASETIKRIQGNPEAKASAYALEQYNISRDIGGYEGYLDLRNRAMQRGIRLASDMVPNHTGIDSELVRNNPDWFLSASSAPYVNYSYNGPNLSSDARYGIFLEDGYWNRSDAAVTFKRVDYLNGDTRYIYHGNDGTTMPWNDTAQLDFLSAEVREGVIQQILHVARMFPIIRFDAAMVLAKRHIQRLWYPLHGQTAGVPSRSSFSMSMEEFNAAIPEEFWREVVDRIQAEVPGTLLLAEAFWMLEGYFVRTLGMHRVYNSAFMHMLKKEDNASYRYLIKNTLEFDAEILKRYVNFMNNPDEDTAIAQFGRGDKYFGVCMMMITMPGLPMLGHGQVEGFTEKYGMEYAKAYYDEQPDQHLVDRHYREIFPVMKKRPLFAEVENFFLYDVYSPEGSVNENIFAYSNRLGEEKALVIFNNCAVQAAGWVSTSVGYRKGDEIRQTSLADGLFLSREDNLYVIFRDQCSGMEFIRSNRIIAEQGLFVALEGYRYNLFLDFREVKPSRLTPYDRLCAELNGNGTASIEHDVLFMSLEPLHRLLSEFLAPDNLAPLHGTTENELIFPVFKTMIATLLQEVAVKYGNLLEKPVDVPATLADETVSRFRHACQMVEEMANLPESDRFNAALGTTEREKSGFSTILLHWLALDSLQEMLRANELLSSNLIDDWLMSNTLQQLYSQKGLNGIPGDNIPDLLYCLLSEKPATLPADEESALYALLALLDASHSEHVARILQFENRHEKTWFREHRFSVLAAWLSVEAMLKKENLPVEQESGKTEHPVAGWVAAARKLDMQAFLSGYEMGALLRQKA